A single genomic interval of Eurosta solidaginis isolate ZX-2024a chromosome 3, ASM4086904v1, whole genome shotgun sequence harbors:
- the LOC137246619 gene encoding uncharacterized protein — MFGRGFLDTTVTIEALEAKTRTLLIAYKSAKDNNTQTGATYCKCPFMEEMNEIFGREPIISNSHSLNLGSRIQRPLSERCSLAAVESCLLRDTLLLSSEDSSSNTESQRNIACTSRCLSSCNHDPLGDVPASSENSFASPES, encoded by the exons ATGTTTGGACGAGGCTTTTTG GATACCACTGTAACAATAGAGGCGTTGGAGGCGAAGACGCGTACACTTTTGATAGCGTATAAAAGCGCGAAGGACAACAACACGCAGACCGGTGCGACATATTGCAAATGTCCATTTATGGAAGAAATGAATGAGATTTTTGGTCGTGAGCCAATAATCTCAAATTCTCACAGCCTGAATTTAGGCTCAAGAATTCAAAGGCCATTATCTGAGCGCTGTTCGTTGGCTGCTGTTG AGTCATGTTTACTTCGTGATACCCTGTTGTTGTCCAGTGAAGACTCATCATCGAACACAGAGTCTCAGCGCAATATAGCTTGCACATCAAGGTGCTTGTCGAGTTGTAATCACGATCCTTTAGGAGATGTGCCAGCgtccagtgaaaactcatttgccagCCCAGAGTCATAG